One part of the Lachnospiraceae bacterium JLR.KK002 genome encodes these proteins:
- a CDS encoding ABC transporter substrate-binding protein, with protein MKKYRRLKRMAGFLLTALLILGSLSGCSKKENGGIGQEAAEGSGTGDGNGGDTAMGRFLEEEVTLPTEFSNIYDMKKLEDGTIRFIGSDGNGLKNAWDSRDFGATWEKAFDFPEELQDEGTGYIDYAALSSDGQTACVFNEIVEGSGIKPAVYLLDKTGKGGRLSFELPEMKEGNGSAHTFVYSGDIENPENEDSPENENSPESEGSPESENSPESESSPENEDSPESESSPENEDSPESESNPENGETGGMNIGNMALDLKFLGNDQLLIKDIQDNIYQVSTADGSVAQTWEFDGTMESHQCFVAGKTMVIQTSTETLLYDTETGEQKQTEEALQKVISENGTFTVIDTTDNGESIYGLSRGGLYHYKFGGSVLEQLIDGTMNSLGGPSFYAGALTMLDEQNLLVAANDTSSGSSGGMVMLKYTWSPDTPAKPDKELKVYSLYNNKELRQAISSFQKDHTDVYINYEAAMSGNSGMTTSDALKTLTTEIMAGKGPDVLVLDGMPVETYIEKGILKDISSVVTEGNYFESILKAYEDEQGQNCALPARFQIPVLQASGAYFTEDFDELTGQAGCLSNQQPDEIIRKFWYTCGAAWRKDDKTLDEGKITEFLTKLKNAYGEYDSSLDDIQMDVAMMEEGTDTEMMDHDSISQGVFDVAFGDIKVNVGLLGGYDMDFILAANKKLGDGDYGRMPGQAEHVFVPAMIMGISSKSTQQETAEQFVKFLFTPQAQKFSQGGGFAVEKDAFRTTNDGHEYEGKDGLVGVGGADMDKRLDYELRPRTEEEMKKFTELAESLATPSLQDEVIRDAVVEEGTKVLKGELSPEEATGAIMQKVNIYLAE; from the coding sequence ATGAAGAAGTATCGCAGATTAAAACGGATGGCAGGATTCTTATTAACAGCCTTGCTGATTCTGGGGAGCCTTTCCGGATGCAGCAAAAAAGAAAACGGAGGAATTGGGCAGGAAGCAGCGGAAGGAAGCGGCACGGGAGACGGAAATGGGGGAGATACTGCCATGGGCCGCTTTCTGGAAGAAGAAGTGACGCTGCCCACGGAATTTTCCAATATTTATGATATGAAAAAACTGGAAGACGGAACCATCCGTTTCATCGGAAGTGACGGAAATGGCCTGAAAAATGCCTGGGATTCCAGAGACTTTGGCGCAACCTGGGAGAAGGCTTTCGACTTTCCGGAGGAATTACAGGATGAGGGAACGGGATATATCGACTATGCCGCCCTGTCTTCTGACGGACAGACTGCATGTGTTTTTAATGAGATTGTGGAAGGAAGCGGGATAAAGCCCGCCGTGTATCTTCTGGATAAAACAGGAAAGGGAGGCAGACTTTCCTTTGAATTACCGGAAATGAAAGAAGGCAATGGCTCTGCTCACACCTTTGTATACAGCGGCGATATCGAAAATCCGGAGAACGAAGACAGCCCTGAGAACGAAAACAGTCCGGAAAGCGAAGGCAGTCCGGAAAGCGAAAACAGCCCGGAAAGCGAAAGCAGTCCGGAGAACGAAGACAGTCCGGAAAGCGAAAGCAGTCCGGAGAACGAAGACAGTCCGGAAAGCGAAAGCAATCCGGAAAATGGAGAAACAGGCGGTATGAATATCGGAAACATGGCCCTGGATTTAAAGTTTCTGGGCAATGACCAGCTTCTGATTAAAGATATACAGGATAACATTTATCAGGTCAGCACAGCAGACGGAAGCGTGGCACAGACCTGGGAATTTGACGGAACCATGGAATCTCATCAGTGTTTTGTGGCCGGAAAAACCATGGTGATTCAGACCAGTACGGAAACCCTTCTTTACGACACGGAAACAGGAGAACAGAAACAGACGGAGGAAGCATTACAGAAGGTAATTTCCGAAAACGGAACATTTACGGTGATTGACACCACAGACAATGGGGAGAGCATTTACGGCCTGTCCAGGGGCGGGCTGTATCACTATAAATTCGGCGGCAGCGTACTGGAGCAGTTAATTGACGGAACCATGAATTCCCTGGGCGGGCCATCTTTTTATGCAGGTGCTCTGACCATGCTGGATGAGCAGAATCTGCTGGTGGCAGCCAATGACACCAGTTCCGGTTCATCGGGAGGTATGGTAATGCTGAAATACACCTGGTCCCCGGATACGCCCGCAAAGCCTGATAAAGAGCTGAAAGTATATTCTCTTTATAACAATAAGGAGCTGCGCCAGGCAATCAGCAGTTTTCAGAAAGACCATACGGACGTTTACATTAATTACGAAGCGGCAATGTCGGGGAACAGCGGTATGACCACCTCTGACGCACTGAAAACACTGACTACGGAGATTATGGCGGGCAAAGGCCCGGATGTACTGGTACTGGACGGAATGCCCGTGGAAACTTATATCGAAAAGGGAATACTGAAAGATATTTCTTCCGTGGTTACGGAGGGAAATTATTTTGAAAGTATTCTGAAAGCATATGAGGATGAGCAGGGACAGAACTGTGCCCTTCCGGCCCGGTTTCAAATACCGGTGCTTCAGGCGTCCGGCGCATATTTTACAGAGGATTTTGACGAACTGACCGGCCAGGCAGGCTGCCTTTCCAATCAGCAGCCGGATGAGATTATCCGGAAATTCTGGTATACCTGCGGAGCAGCCTGGAGAAAAGACGATAAAACGCTGGACGAAGGAAAAATTACGGAATTTCTGACGAAACTGAAAAATGCTTATGGAGAATATGACAGCAGCCTGGACGACATACAAATGGATGTGGCCATGATGGAAGAAGGAACAGACACAGAGATGATGGACCATGACAGTATCAGCCAGGGAGTCTTTGACGTGGCTTTTGGAGATATCAAAGTGAATGTGGGCCTGCTGGGCGGCTATGATATGGATTTTATTCTGGCGGCCAATAAAAAACTGGGGGACGGAGACTACGGACGTATGCCGGGACAGGCGGAACATGTCTTTGTTCCCGCTATGATTATGGGAATCAGCAGCAAGAGTACTCAGCAGGAGACAGCAGAACAGTTCGTGAAGTTCCTGTTTACCCCTCAGGCACAGAAATTTTCTCAGGGCGGCGGATTTGCAGTGGAAAAAGACGCCTTCCGCACCACCAACGACGGGCACGAGTATGAAGGGAAAGATGGACTGGTGGGCGTCGGCGGAGCCGATATGGATAAAAGACTGGACTATGAACTGCGGCCCAGAACCGAAGAAGAGATGAAGAAATTTACAGAGCTGGCGGAATCTCTTGCCACTCCTTCCCTGCAGGATGAAGTGATTCGGGATGCAGTGGTGGAAGAGGGGACAAAAGTGTTGAAAGGGGAACTGAGCCCTGAAGAAGCCACCGGCGCCATAATGCAGAAAGTCAATATTTATCTGGCTGAATAG
- a CDS encoding SNF2 helicase associated domain-containing protein: MIEKKLVKELCGKNVCYTRGQELLRLGSVKSIRCETKNDEGRELVGIQAKVQGSGINQYQVLASVDEEQSEITHITCTCPAFYSYEGICKHCAAVLLQYIQNRDSKNISAESSAGKGIMPGRSSSYGLSHLLNQYKERERLAYRQMEMNGTVELEPRLSVSYGQIYAEFRIGNKRKYVLKNIISFTDALRRGERASYGKELEFYHTPEAFTETGRALAEFLMLEVENQNRGRQIRNYYDKNANRFVPLHSGNMDRFFQAVGTEPFAVELNYIQGENWQLSDEPYQPRLTVQGQPDGALLEAEEVFYTYGSDYAYLWKDGVIYRDSMEHVRDIRPFWEYMSSYKYESFFISKGELPAFCRNLLPVLEEHCQVNRQSFQEKMYLPPEPEYEIYLDAPDRQTVICEMYVLYDELKYNILDKPRVIENRDELAELKQKEQVRLWFQNTDVHKKQMILSGDDEKLYALLTEGLEELARLGTVYVSDGLKSIQVNPAPAVSVGVSLKGELLELTLNSEEMPLSELLEILSSYQKKRRFVRLKSGDFLSMEDDGLAVLSNIQKGLSVSAGAWEQGNISVPRYRALYLDAELKDRNGFHAVKNRDFKALVRNMKTVEDNDFEVPHSLEKVLREYQKQGFLWLKTLKANGFGGILADDMGLGKTLQVIAFLLSEQQEMEETEKERQEPGLSRNFALIVCPASLVYNWKNEIQKFAPELHAVALTGTAKERAHLLAAAKEKDILITSYDLLRRDVELYENHRFGYEILDEAQYIKNHNTKAARGVKGIRAGFKAALTGTPVENRLSELWSIFDYLMPGFLYSYSRFREEIEIPLVSNQEEEAAERLRSMIRPFVLRRLKKDVLKDLPAKMEEAVFARMEGEQDRLYAAHVQRMKLMLDSQTEEEFSAQKIRILAELTRLRQLCCDPSLIYENYHGESAKLMMCMDLIKNAMDGGHRILIFSQFTSMLARIQEQLKKEGISYLSLTGATGKERRAELVERFQEGNIPVFCISLKAGGTGLNLTAADIVIHYDPWWNVAVQNQATDRAHRIGQKNPVTVYKLIVQGTIEENILKLQEKKNELAEQLLGQEGFEGVKFTREEMMKLLESAV, from the coding sequence ATGATTGAGAAAAAACTGGTAAAAGAACTGTGCGGAAAAAATGTATGTTACACCAGAGGGCAGGAGCTTCTGCGGCTTGGCTCCGTGAAATCCATCCGATGTGAAACAAAAAACGATGAGGGCCGGGAACTGGTGGGGATTCAGGCAAAAGTTCAGGGCAGCGGTATCAATCAGTATCAGGTACTGGCCAGTGTGGATGAAGAACAGTCGGAAATTACCCATATCACCTGCACCTGTCCGGCTTTTTACAGTTATGAAGGAATCTGCAAGCACTGCGCGGCAGTTTTACTGCAGTACATTCAGAACAGGGACAGTAAAAATATATCCGCCGAATCTTCTGCCGGTAAAGGAATCATGCCGGGACGGAGCAGCAGCTACGGGCTGTCCCATCTGCTGAACCAGTATAAAGAGAGAGAACGTCTGGCATACAGGCAGATGGAAATGAACGGGACCGTGGAGCTGGAGCCTCGGCTGTCCGTGTCATACGGACAGATTTATGCGGAATTCAGAATTGGAAATAAAAGGAAATATGTACTGAAAAATATCATTTCCTTTACCGACGCTTTGCGCCGGGGAGAACGGGCTTCCTACGGAAAAGAACTGGAATTCTACCATACGCCGGAGGCCTTTACGGAAACGGGCAGAGCGCTGGCGGAGTTCCTTATGCTGGAAGTAGAGAATCAGAACCGGGGAAGACAGATACGCAATTATTATGACAAAAATGCGAACCGTTTTGTTCCCCTTCACAGCGGCAATATGGACCGCTTTTTTCAGGCGGTGGGAACGGAACCCTTTGCAGTGGAACTGAATTACATCCAGGGAGAGAACTGGCAGCTTTCCGATGAGCCTTATCAGCCCAGGCTGACGGTGCAGGGCCAGCCGGACGGGGCGCTGCTGGAGGCGGAGGAAGTATTTTATACGTATGGAAGCGATTATGCCTATCTGTGGAAAGACGGAGTGATTTACCGGGATTCCATGGAACATGTTCGGGATATCCGGCCTTTCTGGGAGTATATGAGCAGCTATAAATATGAAAGTTTTTTTATATCCAAAGGGGAACTGCCTGCTTTTTGCCGGAATCTTCTGCCGGTGCTGGAGGAGCACTGTCAGGTGAACAGGCAGAGCTTTCAGGAAAAAATGTACCTGCCGCCAGAGCCGGAATATGAAATCTACCTGGATGCGCCGGACAGGCAGACCGTAATATGTGAGATGTATGTGCTGTATGATGAGTTAAAATATAATATTCTGGATAAACCACGTGTGATAGAGAACCGGGACGAGCTGGCGGAACTGAAGCAGAAAGAACAGGTGCGTCTCTGGTTTCAGAATACGGACGTCCATAAAAAGCAGATGATTCTGTCCGGAGACGATGAAAAACTGTATGCACTCCTGACCGAGGGCCTGGAGGAACTGGCCCGGTTGGGGACAGTCTATGTCAGCGACGGGCTGAAATCCATTCAGGTAAATCCGGCTCCGGCAGTCTCTGTGGGCGTGTCCCTGAAAGGTGAACTGCTGGAACTGACGCTGAACAGTGAAGAAATGCCCCTGTCCGAACTGCTGGAAATCCTCTCTTCCTACCAGAAAAAGCGCAGATTTGTCCGGCTGAAAAGCGGAGATTTTCTGAGTATGGAAGACGATGGGCTGGCCGTGCTGTCCAATATACAGAAAGGTCTTTCTGTTTCTGCCGGAGCCTGGGAACAGGGAAACATTTCGGTACCCAGATACAGGGCCCTTTATCTGGACGCAGAGCTGAAGGACAGGAATGGTTTTCATGCGGTTAAAAACAGAGATTTTAAGGCACTGGTACGAAATATGAAAACAGTGGAGGACAATGATTTTGAAGTTCCCCACTCTCTGGAAAAAGTGCTGCGGGAATATCAGAAACAGGGGTTTCTGTGGCTGAAGACCTTAAAGGCCAACGGGTTTGGCGGAATCCTGGCAGACGATATGGGCCTTGGAAAAACTCTGCAGGTGATTGCATTTCTGCTGTCAGAACAACAGGAAATGGAGGAAACGGAAAAAGAGCGGCAGGAACCGGGGTTATCCCGAAATTTTGCCCTGATTGTCTGTCCGGCCTCTCTTGTGTACAACTGGAAAAATGAAATCCAAAAGTTTGCACCGGAGCTTCATGCAGTGGCTCTGACCGGAACAGCAAAAGAACGGGCACATCTCCTTGCGGCAGCCAAAGAGAAAGATATTCTGATTACCTCCTACGATTTGCTCCGGCGGGATGTGGAGCTGTATGAGAATCACCGGTTCGGCTATGAAATTCTGGATGAAGCCCAGTATATCAAAAATCACAACACCAAAGCGGCCAGAGGGGTAAAGGGAATCCGGGCGGGATTTAAGGCGGCCCTCACCGGAACGCCTGTGGAAAACAGGCTCAGCGAACTGTGGAGTATTTTTGATTATCTGATGCCGGGATTTCTCTACAGTTACAGCCGGTTCCGGGAAGAAATTGAAATTCCCCTGGTATCGAATCAGGAAGAAGAAGCGGCAGAACGTCTGCGCAGCATGATTCGTCCTTTCGTGCTGCGGCGTCTGAAAAAAGATGTGTTGAAAGACCTGCCGGCCAAAATGGAGGAGGCAGTATTTGCCCGGATGGAAGGGGAACAGGACAGACTGTACGCCGCCCACGTACAGCGTATGAAACTGATGCTGGACAGCCAGACCGAGGAAGAATTTTCCGCACAGAAAATCCGGATTCTGGCAGAACTTACAAGGCTGCGTCAGCTCTGCTGCGACCCGTCTCTGATTTACGAGAATTATCATGGAGAATCGGCCAAGCTGATGATGTGTATGGATTTGATTAAAAATGCCATGGACGGCGGTCATCGTATCCTGATTTTTTCTCAGTTTACCTCCATGCTGGCCAGAATACAGGAGCAACTGAAGAAAGAGGGGATTTCTTACCTGAGCCTGACCGGGGCCACCGGCAAAGAACGTCGGGCAGAACTGGTGGAGCGGTTTCAGGAAGGAAACATACCGGTATTCTGTATTTCTCTGAAGGCCGGAGGAACCGGGCTGAATCTGACTGCGGCGGATATTGTCATTCATTATGACCCCTGGTGGAATGTGGCAGTTCAGAATCAGGCCACGGACCGCGCCCACCGGATTGGGCAGAAAAATCCTGTCACGGTGTATAAGCTGATTGTCCAGGGAACCATTGAAGAAAATATTTTAAAGTTGCAGGAAAAAAAGAATGAGCTGGCGGAACAGCTTCTGGGACAGGAAGGATTTGAAGGCGTGAAATTTACCAGAGAGGAAATGATGAAGTTGCTGGAAAGCGCAGTCTGA
- a CDS encoding HAMP domain-containing sensor histidine kinase: MYRKLHLRLTMFCTFICGLILVVMSLFCLSFSETESRNSHFADFQINISMLKNHLESQTILSHDWLSQVTADTHFEIDIRDNGSGLIFEHLNPLSIDEDLFALARQMAREDHMVLEEAVSADSVLSTHAEFELTRNGQNYYAAVLIIPKNSGVLNVAVLYPLTGLYQTLRFRQILFLCADAGGILLLALFFWFFTWHMMQPLIISNRKQTEFIASASHELRSPLTVMLSSLSAMKHASDGDRERFSETIRLEGKRMSRLIDDMLTLSGADSSRFSIHKAPVEMDTLLLSVYEKFEPLARKKSISLHITLPEALIPPCCCDKERMEQVFSILLDNALSYTPPQGTIALSLETYSGKLIFRVADNGPGIPDTEKEAVFDRFYRCDKSHKDKAHFGLGLCIAKEIIHIHKGSIRVEDAAGGGAVFVVTLSQ, translated from the coding sequence ATGTATAGAAAACTGCACCTGCGCCTTACCATGTTCTGTACCTTTATCTGCGGGCTGATTCTGGTTGTCATGTCCCTGTTCTGCCTTTCTTTTTCTGAAACGGAGTCCCGGAACAGCCATTTTGCAGATTTTCAGATTAATATCAGTATGTTGAAAAACCATCTGGAAAGCCAGACCATTCTTTCCCACGACTGGCTCTCCCAGGTCACGGCAGACACGCATTTTGAAATAGATATCCGGGACAACGGCTCCGGACTGATATTTGAACATCTGAATCCCCTTTCTATTGATGAGGATTTGTTTGCACTGGCAAGACAGATGGCCAGAGAGGACCATATGGTCCTGGAAGAAGCGGTTTCCGCAGATTCCGTCCTTTCCACACATGCGGAGTTTGAACTGACCCGGAACGGTCAGAATTACTATGCCGCTGTTCTTATCATTCCCAAAAACAGCGGTGTGCTGAATGTTGCGGTCCTCTATCCCCTCACCGGCTTATACCAGACGCTCCGGTTTCGCCAGATTCTTTTCCTGTGCGCAGACGCAGGGGGCATTCTGCTGCTGGCCCTGTTTTTCTGGTTCTTTACCTGGCACATGATGCAGCCCCTGATAATCAGCAACCGGAAACAGACGGAATTTATCGCCTCCGCCTCCCATGAACTGCGCTCACCCCTGACTGTCATGCTCTCCTCCCTGTCCGCCATGAAACATGCTTCTGACGGAGACAGAGAACGGTTTTCGGAAACTATCCGTCTGGAAGGAAAACGCATGAGCCGCCTGATTGATGATATGCTGACACTTTCCGGGGCTGACAGTTCCCGGTTTTCCATTCATAAGGCCCCTGTGGAAATGGATACTCTGCTATTGTCCGTTTATGAAAAATTTGAACCTCTGGCCCGGAAAAAATCCATTTCTCTGCACATCACCCTGCCGGAAGCACTGATTCCGCCCTGCTGCTGTGATAAAGAACGCATGGAACAGGTTTTTTCCATTCTGCTGGACAATGCCCTGAGCTACACTCCGCCTCAGGGAACCATTGCCCTGTCACTGGAAACATATTCCGGCAAACTGATTTTCCGGGTGGCAGACAACGGCCCCGGCATTCCGGATACGGAAAAAGAAGCGGTATTCGACCGTTTCTACCGCTGTGATAAATCCCATAAAGACAAGGCCCATTTCGGACTGGGCCTCTGCATTGCAAAAGAAATTATTCATATACACAAAGGCAGCATCCGGGTGGAGGATGCCGCAGGAGGCGGAGCTGTTTTCGTGGTGACGCTGAGCCAGTGA
- a CDS encoding type II toxin-antitoxin system RelE/ParE family toxin encodes MGQYQIKITELAEKDMEDIGDYIACELGNSSAAENTIRGIRTKINSLVNFPERNELDEDELLAELGVRKEYYRNYKIYYVTEKSIIYIVRILHTLVDSKSWLYRTFGIKII; translated from the coding sequence ATGGGACAATATCAAATTAAGATTACGGAGCTGGCGGAGAAAGATATGGAAGATATTGGCGATTACATTGCCTGTGAACTGGGAAATTCGTCTGCTGCTGAAAATACAATAAGGGGGATTCGCACAAAAATAAATTCTCTGGTGAATTTTCCAGAAAGAAATGAACTGGATGAAGATGAATTGTTGGCAGAATTGGGTGTTCGGAAAGAATACTATCGTAATTATAAAATTTATTATGTAACAGAGAAAAGTATCATTTACATAGTCAGAATTTTACATACGCTGGTTGATAGTAAATCGTGGCTATACCGTACATTTGGAATTAAAATAATATGA
- a CDS encoding non-canonical purine NTP pyrophosphatase — MELLYGTSNEGKLLLMRRILQPLNLTIKGLQDRKETVPEPEETGKTLLENARIKAEAYYEAIRVPVFSCDTGLYFDGLPEELQPGLCVRRIQGHAATDKELTDYFSSLAGRFGGLKGQYRSAVCFYLGRQEIYESEDSSLWGLPFHITHRPHPRTQEGFPIDRLSVQISSGNYYYDLPGNAQDELAASAEGVREFFRRIPGMNG; from the coding sequence ATGGAATTACTGTATGGAACATCCAATGAGGGAAAGTTGCTGCTTATGAGGCGGATTCTGCAGCCTCTGAATCTTACCATAAAAGGATTACAGGACAGAAAAGAGACTGTTCCGGAGCCGGAGGAGACAGGGAAGACGCTGCTGGAAAATGCCCGAATCAAAGCGGAGGCATATTATGAAGCAATCCGGGTTCCGGTGTTTTCCTGTGATACCGGGCTTTATTTTGACGGTCTTCCGGAAGAACTGCAGCCGGGGCTCTGTGTGAGAAGGATTCAGGGCCACGCAGCTACGGATAAGGAGCTGACGGATTACTTCAGCAGTCTGGCAGGGCGGTTCGGCGGCCTGAAAGGCCAGTACCGCAGCGCAGTCTGCTTTTATCTTGGCAGACAGGAGATTTATGAGAGTGAAGACAGCAGTTTGTGGGGCCTGCCTTTTCACATTACCCACAGGCCTCATCCCCGGACTCAGGAAGGATTTCCCATTGACCGATTATCCGTTCAGATTTCCAGCGGAAATTATTATTATGACCTGCCGGGTAATGCCCAGGATGAACTTGCCGCGTCAGCGGAAGGGGTCAGGGAATTTTTCCGGCGCATTCCTGGAATGAACGGATAA
- a CDS encoding response regulator transcription factor, whose translation MRILIIEDDKSLAETLRFQLEHNHFETDVCYDGEEGLHFIEQQSHDLILLDRMLPVLDGISVLKITREKNISTPVIFVTALGALNEKITGLDCGADDYLVKPFDFEELLARIRCILRRPSKWEGGRPLNFEDISYDAKQKKLYCGSLSCSLSAREGDLLEFFLRNPGQTIPRGSLLARVWGPDAEVEDGNLDNYIYFLRRRLKSVKSTIHLKTVRGIGYQLEVSHV comes from the coding sequence ATGCGAATACTGATTATAGAAGACGACAAATCTCTGGCGGAAACTCTTCGTTTCCAGTTAGAGCACAATCATTTTGAAACAGACGTATGTTATGACGGGGAAGAAGGACTGCACTTTATCGAACAGCAGTCCCATGATCTGATTCTTTTAGACCGTATGCTTCCTGTGCTGGACGGAATTTCCGTATTAAAAATTACCCGCGAAAAAAATATTTCCACCCCTGTTATTTTTGTTACGGCTCTGGGGGCTCTGAATGAAAAAATTACAGGGCTGGACTGCGGGGCGGACGATTATCTGGTGAAACCCTTTGATTTTGAAGAATTGCTGGCCCGTATCCGATGTATTTTACGACGTCCCTCCAAATGGGAGGGCGGCAGGCCTCTGAATTTTGAAGATATTTCTTACGATGCAAAACAGAAAAAACTGTACTGCGGCAGCCTTTCCTGCTCTCTTTCTGCCAGAGAAGGAGATTTGCTGGAATTTTTCCTGCGCAATCCGGGACAGACCATTCCAAGAGGCTCTCTCCTGGCCAGAGTCTGGGGTCCGGATGCGGAAGTGGAAGACGGAAATCTGGATAATTATATTTATTTTCTGCGCCGCAGGCTGAAAAGTGTCAAAAGCACCATACACCTGAAAACAGTCCGGGGTATCGGTTACCAGCTGGAGGTCTCTCATGTATAG